One genomic window of Ruminococcus gauvreauii includes the following:
- a CDS encoding corrinoid protein, with protein sequence MSPKIQEVADLVAKGKAKLVGPAVQAALDDGCDPTEILNGGMIDAMAVVGEKFKNNEIFVPEMLVAARAMKKGVEVLKPHLSAGSTGAMGKLIIATVAGDLHDIGKNLVAMMIESAGFEVIDLGVDVPIEKIIECYKANPDTKIVCLSALLTTTMPSMRDTVAALNESDFRSNIKIMVGGAPITQEFADEIGADGYSEDAASAATLAKELVK encoded by the coding sequence ATGTCACCAAAAATTCAGGAAGTTGCAGATTTAGTAGCAAAGGGAAAAGCAAAATTAGTTGGACCGGCTGTACAGGCAGCATTGGATGATGGATGTGATCCTACAGAGATTCTGAACGGCGGAATGATCGACGCAATGGCAGTTGTCGGAGAGAAATTCAAAAACAACGAGATCTTCGTACCGGAGATGCTGGTAGCAGCAAGAGCAATGAAAAAAGGTGTAGAAGTACTGAAACCACATCTTTCAGCAGGAAGCACAGGAGCAATGGGAAAACTGATCATCGCAACAGTAGCAGGCGACCTTCATGATATCGGAAAGAACCTGGTAGCGATGATGATCGAAAGTGCAGGATTCGAAGTGATCGACCTCGGAGTAGACGTTCCGATCGAGAAAATCATCGAGTGCTACAAAGCAAACCCGGATACAAAGATTGTATGCCTGTCCGCACTGCTAACAACAACAATGCCGTCCATGAGAGACACCGTAGCAGCGCTGAACGAATCAGACTTCAGAAGCAACATCAAGATCATGGTAGGCGGAGCACCTATCACACAGGAATTTGCTGATGAAATCGGAGCTGACGGATATTCAGAGGATGCAGCTTCAGCAGCTACTCTTGCAAAAGAATTAGTAAAATAA
- a CDS encoding helix-turn-helix transcriptional regulator produces MISRIDKPVPELNIELYVEKGLYTGNTPMRDNSYYELIIIMGGDAVCAVEGSLFPVERGYIIAIQPGFRHGFIGVRELKFYRYVFDLDGIARSNMPLKKLIGFQSFFMSTAYYRYHHIFNSILILSDSHLELVSLLSSLLYSTFTEKKPGYNISAREYFVCLLTIISNEYVQTDKASHQSYQFMEDAFNYLETHYFEPLTVKDLADIAHLSERHFTRLFKEIYGTTPNAYIIRCRLTHACELIKNTSNTLSSISEECGFPNFPAFTKTFKDKLGVTPSQYRRQQRSSTDV; encoded by the coding sequence ATGATATCACGAATTGACAAACCAGTACCGGAACTTAATATTGAGTTGTATGTAGAAAAGGGCCTTTATACCGGAAACACTCCGATGCGGGATAATTCCTATTATGAGCTGATCATCATCATGGGCGGAGATGCTGTCTGTGCTGTGGAGGGCTCACTCTTTCCTGTAGAACGCGGCTATATCATCGCGATACAGCCCGGCTTCCGGCATGGTTTTATCGGTGTCCGGGAACTGAAATTCTACCGCTATGTGTTTGATCTTGACGGCATTGCACGATCCAATATGCCGCTTAAAAAGCTGATCGGATTTCAATCGTTTTTTATGAGCACCGCATACTACCGGTATCATCATATCTTCAACAGCATTCTGATCCTGTCGGACAGTCATCTGGAACTCGTGAGCCTGCTCAGCAGCCTGCTTTATAGCACCTTTACAGAGAAAAAGCCGGGTTACAATATATCTGCAAGAGAATATTTTGTCTGTCTTTTGACTATCATATCCAATGAATACGTGCAGACCGATAAGGCATCCCACCAGAGTTACCAGTTTATGGAGGATGCATTTAATTATCTGGAGACTCACTATTTTGAGCCTCTTACCGTAAAAGATCTCGCAGACATTGCTCATCTTTCCGAGCGCCACTTTACACGGCTCTTCAAGGAGATCTACGGTACTACCCCGAATGCGTATATTATCCGCTGCCGCCTTACACACGCATGTGAATTGATCAAGAATACGTCCAACACGCTCTCAAGCATCAGCGAGGAGTGCGGGTTCCCGAATTTTCCTGCTTTTACCAAAACATTCAAGGACAAGCTGGGCGTCACCCCCAGTCAGTACCGCAGACAGCAGCGCAGCAGCACCGATGTTTAA